TAGtcagtgagaccatgtcttaaaacaaaataaaacaaaacaaaaccagtttaataaacaataaaaactaaaatgaaggccgggcggtggtggcgcacgcctctaatcccagcacttgggaggcagaggcaggtggatttctgagttcgaggccagcctggtctacacagtgagttccaggacagccagggctacacagagaaaccctgtctcgaaaacaaaaaaaaaacaaaaaaaactaaaatgaagacaggaatggtggtgcatgcctgtgatgctCACAgcttgagaggctgagacaagacTATTCCTACaaactcaaggctagcctggctcTACATGGTGGATTCCCAGGTCAGCCAGGCATAGTGAGACCATCTCAAAGACTCAGCTGGGCaatgatggcacatacctttaatcccagcacttgggaggcagaggcaggccagcctgatctacagagtgagttccaggacagccagggctacacagagaaacaccgtctttaaaaaggaaaaaaagaaaaagaaaagactgttGAAAGTACTTTCGTGCGCCCCCTCCATCTTCTCCCACTTAATGGTCTCCCACGATGCTAAGCTGGTGAAGTCGGGCACCTGCCCTCCCCTGCTCCTGAGGCTCTCAAGTGCTGAGGAGAAGCAGGGCCAGGCAGGGAGACCTCTGCTCTCCACTGGGCTTCATCAGTTTGCACTGAGAACCTAGGATCGGAGCCTCCCGGCTCACAAAAGCTGCAACCCTCCCTCTgcattctgggaaggaaaagaaagggagttGGTCTCTTGCCAGAGAAGTGGGCGACTGCCGTGGAGAAAGACAGCTGGCCACTCTGTGTGGTGACCTACAGAGTGCCAGTGTGGCTGCTGGGCCTTTATAGCTTGTGTGCTCTTAACAGTCGGGGAGCAGGTGCTTGTGACCTGTTAGGGGCATGGCCTCCCATCTGAGGACCTCTGCTCTTGTCAGGTTTCTGCTCATTGCTGCTCTCTggaattttcttgtgctttgatgGATGTCTCTGGAGCTAGGCCTGATCCTTATGGTGCAGAACtaccccagctactcaggaggcagaggcaggaggatcatgagttcaaggtcagcctgtgctacatctggaaaaaagtaaaaagcaatAGGACGTAATGTTTGTCATCCCAGCACATGAGGAAGTAGAAAAACAGTCCGAGGCTGAAGGTCATCCTTGTCCACGTAGGGAGCTGAAGGCCAGTGTgagctccatccatccatccatgtatctaAAACAAAAGATGGGCTATAGCTTAGTGGTAGCAGGTGTGtccagcatgcatgaagccctgggtgcTGACCTTATTACTGAGGGAACAAAGCCCCCAGGTCACCCTGGGAGGAGATTCCATGTTCCCTGAGTGAAGCAAGGGACAGGTCTTGCTTAAGGTGACTGCCCACTCCCACCTTGGTCTCTGACTTCAACTGGAACAAGAAAGTATTGGGGGTGGAGCTTCGGAACACACCTGACCTCTTTCTCCCCTGCAGTGTACCACTGGGTGGAGATGCGGACGAAGATGCGCATAATGGGTTTCCGGGGCACTACCATCAAGCCACTGAATGAGGAGGCAGCAGCAGAGCTGGGTGCTGAGCTGCTGGGCGAGGCCACCATCTTCATTGTGGGCGGAGGCTGCCTGGTCCTGGAGTACTGGCGCCACCAGACTCAGCAGCGCAATAAGGAGGAGGAACAGCGGGCAGCCTGGAACGCTCTGCAGGATGAGGTGGGCCGCCTGGCACTGGCCTTAGAGGCGCTGCAGGCTCAGGCACAAGCGATGCCCTCCTTGAGTGCCCTGGAGGAGCTGCGGGAGGAGCTGCAGGAGGTGCGTGGTCAGGTCTGCAATGCTCACTGTACTTCCAAGTGCCAGGCAGCATCTTCCAAGAAATAGCCAGCTGCTAAGGCCTGGA
This Mus musculus strain C57BL/6J chromosome 7, GRCm38.p6 C57BL/6J DNA region includes the following protein-coding sequences:
- the Opa3 gene encoding optic atrophy 3 protein homolog, which gives rise to MVVGAFPMAKLFYLGIRQVSKPLANRIKDAARRSEFFKTYICLPPAQLYHWVEMRTKMRIMGFRGTTIKPLNEEAAAELGAELLGEATIFIVGGGCLVLEYWRHQTQQRNKEEEQRAAWNALQDEVGRLALALEALQAQAQAMPSLSALEELREELQEVRGQVCNAHCTSKCQAASSKK